The Acidobacteriota bacterium region TTTGGGATTTGGATTCAGATTCCCGACTGATAGCAACTCCTCGAATAATTTTCCGCGTCTGGCGCGCGAACGGTTTCAGATTATAGCACAACAACAAGTGCCGTGTTCATAAGTCAGAACCCGCCGATGCGATGATCTCTTCGATCAGCATCCGGCACGAGCCGCAGCCGGTTCCGGCGTTCGTGATTTCACCGGCCTCTTCGACCGAGGTTGCGCCGCAGCTCTCCACGGTTTCTTCAGTGACGCCGAAGCAGGTGCAGACCAGCGCCTTTTCGCCGACGAATCCCTCGAGCTGCCGACGACGAAAGTCTGCAAGCGCATTGCGCAACGAGTTGAGAACCGTGTTGAGGCAATGAACGCGGGTTTCGGGAAATTCCCCGATTGCCGATTCAACCATTTCGCGGGTCGTTTCAGTTCCGTGGAGAGCAAGCAGCGAAGTCCCG contains the following coding sequences:
- a CDS encoding iron-sulfur cluster assembly scaffold protein — encoded protein: MLYPEEISRLAFAPRNARRLDAANSNGADASFVCGAFVRFALEIDVESKEIGDIRFQSNGCGFMIAAADVLAETIRGTSLLALHGTETTREMVESAIGEFPETRVHCLNTVLNSLRNALADFRRRQLEGFVGEKALVCTCFGVTEETVESCGATSVEEAGEITNAGTGCGSCRMLIEEIIASAGSDL